A single genomic interval of Granulicella tundricola MP5ACTX9 harbors:
- a CDS encoding type Z 30S ribosomal protein S14, whose amino-acid sequence MATTAKRVKDAKTPKFKSRQHNRCQLCGRPRAFLRKFGCCRLCFRSLALKGEIPGVVKSSW is encoded by the coding sequence ATGGCAACGACCGCGAAACGCGTCAAAGATGCAAAGACACCGAAGTTCAAGTCCCGTCAGCACAATCGCTGCCAGCTCTGCGGCCGCCCCCGGGCGTTCCTCCGCAAGTTCGGCTGCTGCCGTCTGTGCTTCCGTTCGCTTGCGCTCAAGGGCGAGATCCCGGGTGTCGTAAAGTCCAGCTGGTAG
- the rplE gene encoding 50S ribosomal protein L5 yields the protein MASRFRTKYETEIKDSLKKELAIENPMAIPKLEKIVINMGLGEATQNVKIMDPLVADLAAIAGQKPVTTRAKKSIAQFKLREGMPIGAMVTLRGDKMYEFLDRLITIALPRVRDFRGVSSKSFDGRGNYTLGLRDQLIFPEIDYAKVDKMKGMNVTIVTTSLDDNGARTLLKAFGMPFRVGA from the coding sequence ATGGCATCACGTTTCCGTACCAAGTATGAGACCGAGATCAAGGATTCTTTGAAGAAGGAACTCGCGATCGAGAATCCGATGGCGATTCCGAAGCTCGAGAAGATCGTCATCAACATGGGTCTCGGCGAAGCCACCCAGAACGTCAAGATCATGGACCCGCTGGTTGCTGATCTGGCTGCGATTGCCGGACAGAAGCCCGTCACCACCCGCGCCAAGAAGTCCATCGCCCAGTTCAAGCTGCGCGAAGGCATGCCGATCGGCGCAATGGTCACCCTGCGCGGCGACAAGATGTACGAGTTCCTCGATCGTCTGATCACGATCGCTCTGCCCCGCGTCCGTGACTTCCGCGGCGTCTCGTCGAAGAGCTTCGATGGCCGTGGTAACTACACGCTCGGCCTGCGCGATCAGCTCATCTTCCCTGAGATCGACTACGCGAAGGTTGACAAGATGAAGGGTATGAACGTGACCATCGTTACGACGTCGCTGGACGATAACGGTGCCCGCACCCTGCTGAAGGCTTTCGGCATGCCGTTCCGCGTAGGCGCGTAA
- the rplX gene encoding 50S ribosomal protein L24, whose translation MPVRIHEKPKFKIKIKRNDQVVVIAGKDKGKKGRVLRVLADKNRILVEGVMMMKKHVKPDPQKNIKGGIAEKEATIHLSNVMLADSEGKPTRVGTRMEGDKKVRFAKTNDAVLPVKNKK comes from the coding sequence ATGCCAGTTCGTATTCACGAGAAGCCGAAGTTCAAGATCAAGATCAAGCGTAACGACCAGGTTGTTGTCATTGCCGGTAAGGACAAGGGCAAAAAGGGCCGCGTTCTGCGCGTGCTTGCGGATAAGAACCGCATCCTGGTTGAGGGCGTAATGATGATGAAGAAGCACGTCAAGCCTGATCCGCAGAAGAACATCAAGGGCGGCATTGCAGAGAAGGAGGCGACGATTCACCTCTCGAACGTGATGCTCGCCGACTCCGAAGGCAAGCCCACCCGCGTTGGAACGCGCATGGAAGGCGATAAGAAGGTCCGTTTTGCCAAGACCAACGACGCCGTTCTGCCGGTCAAGAACAAGAAGTAA
- the rplN gene encoding 50S ribosomal protein L14: MSVQMRTMLEVADNSGARKLQVILPLGGGLGKKAGLGDVVTAAVKEASPDGTVKKGKVVKAVIVRTRKEYRRRDGTYIRFDSNAAVVVNDGMEPVGTRVFGPVARELREKKFLKIVSLAPEVI, from the coding sequence ATGTCCGTACAAATGCGTACCATGCTCGAAGTTGCCGATAACTCCGGCGCCCGTAAGCTGCAGGTCATCCTGCCGCTGGGCGGCGGACTCGGCAAGAAGGCGGGCCTGGGCGACGTCGTCACCGCAGCCGTCAAGGAAGCATCCCCAGACGGCACCGTCAAGAAGGGTAAGGTCGTCAAGGCCGTCATCGTTCGCACCCGCAAGGAGTATCGCCGCCGCGATGGCACGTACATCCGCTTCGATTCGAATGCGGCTGTTGTCGTCAACGACGGTATGGAGCCCGTGGGAACCCGCGTCTTCGGACCGGTCGCACGCGAGCTTCGCGAGAAGAAGTTCCTTAAGATCGTCTCGCTTGCCCCTGAAGTTATCTAG
- the rpsQ gene encoding 30S ribosomal protein S17 → MADIQNTPATTAPATTEQAATRRNEKVGIVVSTKMQKTIVVEIEMRKAHPKYKRVMKSNKKFYAHDEQNSARVGDVVRIREARPLSKLKRWSLEEIVRRSSLSEPAAAKTDTAVAAK, encoded by the coding sequence ATGGCAGATATCCAGAACACCCCCGCGACCACTGCACCGGCAACGACGGAGCAGGCTGCAACGCGCCGCAACGAGAAGGTCGGCATCGTGGTTTCGACCAAGATGCAGAAGACCATCGTGGTTGAGATCGAGATGCGCAAGGCGCACCCGAAGTACAAGCGCGTCATGAAGTCCAACAAGAAGTTCTACGCGCATGATGAGCAGAACTCAGCCCGCGTGGGCGATGTGGTTCGCATCCGCGAGGCACGTCCGCTCTCCAAGCTGAAGCGCTGGTCTCTCGAAGAGATCGTTCGCCGTTCCTCCCTGTCGGAGCCGGCTGCAGCCAAGACCGACACCGCCGTGGCCGCCAAGTAA
- the rpmC gene encoding 50S ribosomal protein L29: protein MELEKIRTQSEEELKATQTTAAEQLFRLRFQKSLGNQEGIKKLRVLKLDIARAKTVLREREIEAEKKANPVVKNEAPAKSTRTERKKAKA from the coding sequence ATGGAACTTGAAAAGATCCGTACTCAGAGTGAAGAAGAGCTGAAGGCGACGCAGACCACCGCGGCCGAGCAGCTCTTCCGCCTGCGTTTCCAGAAGAGCCTCGGAAACCAGGAAGGCATCAAGAAGCTCCGCGTGCTGAAGCTCGATATCGCCCGCGCCAAAACCGTTCTTCGCGAGCGTGAGATCGAAGCCGAGAAGAAGGCCAACCCGGTCGTCAAGAACGAAGCCCCGGCGAAGAGCACGCGTACAGAGCGTAAGAAAGCGAAGGCATAA
- the rplP gene encoding 50S ribosomal protein L16 has translation MLSPKKVKYRKQQRGRMKGKAWRGSDISFGDFGLKVMECGYITDRQIEASRIAMTRFIKRGGKVWLRIFPDKPITKKPAETRMGKGKGAPDHWVCVVRPGRILFEMEGVTPELAKEAMRLAAHKLPLKTSFVMRHDVKATVAAK, from the coding sequence ATGCTCAGTCCCAAGAAGGTTAAATACCGCAAGCAACAGCGCGGACGCATGAAGGGCAAGGCCTGGCGCGGTTCGGATATCTCGTTCGGCGACTTCGGTCTCAAGGTAATGGAGTGCGGTTACATTACGGATCGCCAGATTGAGGCGAGCCGTATTGCAATGACGCGTTTCATCAAGCGTGGCGGCAAGGTCTGGCTGCGCATCTTCCCCGATAAGCCGATCACGAAGAAGCCAGCCGAAACCCGTATGGGTAAGGGTAAGGGCGCTCCGGATCATTGGGTTTGCGTCGTCCGTCCCGGCCGTATTCTCTTCGAGATGGAAGGCGTCACGCCTGAACTCGCGAAAGAGGCCATGCGTCTCGCTGCCCACAAACTTCCCCTCAAAACCAGCTTCGTCATGCGTCACGACGTGAAGGCAACCGTAGCTGCCAAGTAG
- the rpsC gene encoding 30S ribosomal protein S3, which translates to MGQKVHPYGFRLGINKPWKSRWFVERGYDKLLVEDVKLKAELREKLKAAGVSSVEVERPGNKLRLIIRTARPGIIIGRKGAEIDKLKADIQKRTSREVFIDILEVNKPELDAQLVSENIALQLEKRVSFRRAMRKSVDSALRFGCKGIKVRVSGRLNGNEIARSEWYLQGRLPLHTLRADIDYGFSEAHTTYGIIGVKTWVYRGDIYEQRKRRDQGASTTATAGAFQA; encoded by the coding sequence ATGGGACAGAAAGTCCATCCGTATGGGTTTCGCCTCGGCATCAACAAGCCGTGGAAGTCGCGTTGGTTTGTAGAGCGTGGCTATGACAAGTTGCTGGTCGAGGACGTGAAGCTTAAGGCTGAACTCCGCGAGAAGCTCAAGGCTGCCGGCGTCAGCTCGGTTGAAGTCGAGCGTCCAGGCAACAAGCTGCGTCTGATCATCCGCACCGCGCGTCCGGGCATCATCATCGGCCGTAAGGGCGCAGAGATCGATAAGCTCAAGGCCGATATTCAGAAGCGCACCTCGCGCGAGGTCTTCATCGACATCCTCGAGGTCAACAAGCCTGAGCTCGATGCTCAGCTCGTCAGCGAGAACATCGCACTGCAGCTCGAGAAGCGCGTCAGCTTCCGCCGCGCCATGCGCAAGTCGGTTGATTCGGCTCTGCGTTTCGGTTGCAAGGGCATCAAGGTCCGCGTATCGGGCCGCTTGAACGGTAACGAGATTGCCCGTTCTGAGTGGTATCTCCAGGGCCGCCTGCCGCTGCACACGCTTCGCGCCGATATCGACTACGGCTTCTCTGAAGCGCACACCACCTACGGGATCATCGGCGTGAAGACCTGGGTCTACCGCGGCGATATCTACGAGCAGCGCAAGCGCCGCGATCAGGGTGCTTCGACGACCGCAACCGCCGGGGCATTCCAGGCTTAA
- the rplV gene encoding 50S ribosomal protein L22 — MAKSEVKIQEFRAEAKFQRTSPQKAKLVLDMIKGLRVEQAINTIHFSTKRMAPVVEKVLRSAIQNASYVSDEKGLDVDVDNLYVRTAIANEGPRMKRIRPAPMGRAFRYQRRLCHIIVTVAEKGKTIEAKAPVVPETKAAGKPKKAATKTAAKKAPAKKAAAKKTAKA; from the coding sequence ATGGCGAAGTCAGAAGTAAAGATTCAAGAGTTCCGCGCTGAGGCAAAGTTCCAGCGCACCAGTCCGCAGAAGGCGAAGCTGGTCCTTGACATGATCAAGGGTCTGCGCGTCGAGCAGGCGATCAACACCATTCACTTCAGCACCAAGCGCATGGCGCCGGTGGTCGAGAAGGTACTGCGTTCCGCGATTCAGAACGCCAGCTACGTCTCCGACGAGAAGGGTCTGGATGTCGACGTCGATAACCTTTACGTCCGTACCGCGATTGCGAATGAAGGTCCTCGCATGAAGCGCATCCGCCCTGCTCCAATGGGCCGTGCGTTCCGCTACCAGCGTCGTCTTTGTCACATCATCGTGACCGTGGCTGAGAAGGGCAAGACGATCGAGGCGAAGGCCCCGGTGGTTCCCGAGACCAAGGCTGCGGGCAAGCCGAAGAAGGCTGCGACGAAGACCGCTGCCAAGAAGGCTCCGGCCAAGAAGGCTGCTGCCAAGAAGACCGCCAAAGCGTAG
- the rpsS gene encoding 30S ribosomal protein S19, protein MSRSTKKGPFIDAHLMNKITVMNQTNDKKVIRTWSRRSTIFPDFVGHTVAVHNGRKFIPVYVTENMVGHKLGEFSATRTFKGHSAKTESSAKPR, encoded by the coding sequence ATGTCACGTTCTACGAAAAAGGGTCCGTTTATTGACGCGCACCTGATGAACAAGATCACGGTGATGAACCAGACGAATGACAAGAAAGTCATTCGCACCTGGAGCCGCCGTTCCACTATCTTTCCTGACTTCGTTGGCCACACGGTAGCGGTCCACAACGGCCGCAAGTTCATTCCGGTGTATGTGACCGAGAACATGGTCGGACACAAGCTGGGCGAGTTCTCCGCGACGCGTACCTTCAAGGGTCACTCCGCGAAGACCGAAAGCTCCGCCAAGCCGCGCTAA
- the rplB gene encoding 50S ribosomal protein L2, with the protein MPIKSFRPITPTLRFQTKLVNDDLTTDKPHKPLLAVKPRTGGRNNTGGMKIRHQGGGHKQKLRLIDFKREKFGIPGTVATIEYDPNRSSRIALIHYADGEKRYIIQPVGLKVGQKIMSGPDADILVGNALPLRLIPTGTIVHNIELRPGKGAQMARSAGAQVNLIAKEGDYALLKLPSSETRRVLVDCMATIGQVGNTDHENVTIGKAGRNRWKGIRPANRGVSMNPVDHPHGGGEGKTSGGRHPVTPWGQPTRGYKTRNNKRTDVFIVNRRQK; encoded by the coding sequence ATGCCGATTAAATCATTTCGCCCCATCACACCGACGCTGCGCTTCCAGACGAAGCTCGTCAATGATGATCTGACGACGGACAAGCCGCATAAGCCTTTGCTTGCCGTCAAGCCTCGCACCGGTGGACGTAACAACACCGGTGGGATGAAGATCCGCCACCAGGGCGGCGGTCACAAACAGAAGCTTCGCTTGATCGACTTCAAGCGTGAGAAGTTCGGTATCCCGGGCACTGTCGCGACGATCGAGTACGATCCGAACCGCAGCTCGCGCATCGCGCTGATCCACTACGCAGACGGTGAGAAGCGTTACATCATTCAGCCAGTCGGCCTCAAGGTTGGACAGAAGATCATGAGCGGTCCAGACGCCGATATTCTCGTCGGCAACGCCCTGCCCCTGCGCCTGATCCCCACCGGTACGATCGTTCACAACATCGAGCTTCGTCCTGGTAAGGGCGCGCAGATGGCCCGCTCGGCTGGCGCTCAGGTCAACCTGATCGCAAAGGAAGGCGACTACGCCCTCCTGAAGCTGCCGTCTTCTGAGACGCGCCGCGTGCTCGTCGATTGCATGGCAACCATCGGCCAGGTAGGCAATACGGATCATGAGAATGTCACGATCGGTAAGGCCGGCCGTAACCGCTGGAAGGGCATCCGTCCTGCCAACCGTGGAGTCTCGATGAACCCTGTCGATCACCCGCACGGTGGTGGTGAAGGTAAGACTTCAGGCGGACGTCACCCCGTTACCCCCTGGGGCCAGCCGACGCGTGGATACAAGACCCGCAATAACAAGCGGACGGATGTATTCATCGTCAATCGTCGCCAGAAGTAA
- a CDS encoding 50S ribosomal protein L23, whose translation MPTLYTVIRRPLITEKGMTVKETQNTLVFEVALKATKTEVKQAVESLFKVKVNGVRTATVEGKERRRGKFAGYRPDWKKAYVRLQEGEKMPEYLNSI comes from the coding sequence ATGCCTACCCTCTATACTGTTATTCGTCGGCCTCTCATCACTGAGAAGGGCATGACCGTCAAAGAGACGCAGAACACCCTGGTGTTCGAGGTTGCGCTCAAGGCTACCAAGACCGAAGTCAAGCAGGCTGTTGAGAGCTTGTTCAAGGTCAAGGTCAACGGTGTTCGCACCGCTACGGTTGAAGGCAAGGAACGCCGCCGCGGCAAGTTCGCCGGCTACCGCCCCGACTGGAAGAAGGCTTATGTCCGTCTGCAAGAGGGCGAGAAGATGCCTGAGTACCTCAACAGCATTTAG
- the rplD gene encoding 50S ribosomal protein L4, whose product MANINVVNLGGEKVGEFDLLDEVFNAEINDALLWEAVKHYRAAMRQGTAATKVRKNVSGSGKKLWKQKGTGRARVGSIRTPIWRGGGTVHGPQPRSYDYQFPKKKLMGALRSAISAKIQDGKFTIVDSFEVPEAKTKLYRQALTKLETGKTTLLVESSRKLEEKLYLGSRNLQGVELVLSSEVHPYDLLRYEHAVFSKDAIEAIQETLKKAISKRQHAANAEKEVA is encoded by the coding sequence ATGGCAAACATCAATGTAGTGAATCTCGGTGGCGAGAAGGTCGGGGAGTTCGATCTCCTGGACGAAGTCTTCAACGCCGAGATCAACGACGCGCTGCTCTGGGAGGCTGTGAAGCACTACCGCGCAGCCATGCGCCAGGGAACGGCCGCCACCAAGGTTCGCAAGAACGTCTCCGGTTCGGGTAAGAAGCTGTGGAAGCAGAAGGGCACAGGCCGCGCCCGCGTCGGTTCTATCCGTACACCCATCTGGCGCGGCGGCGGTACGGTCCACGGACCTCAGCCCCGCTCCTACGACTACCAGTTCCCCAAGAAGAAGCTGATGGGCGCGCTGCGTTCGGCTATCTCGGCCAAGATCCAGGACGGCAAGTTCACCATCGTCGACTCGTTCGAGGTTCCCGAGGCGAAGACCAAGCTGTACCGCCAGGCGCTGACTAAGCTCGAGACGGGCAAGACGACGCTTCTGGTTGAGTCCAGCCGCAAGCTCGAGGAGAAGCTTTACCTCGGCAGCCGCAATCTGCAGGGCGTTGAGCTGGTTCTCTCGTCCGAGGTCCACCCCTACGACCTCCTTCGCTACGAGCACGCCGTGTTCTCGAAGGATGCGATCGAAGCGATCCAGGAGACCTTGAAGAAGGCTATCTCCAAGCGCCAGCACGCAGCCAATGCTGAGAAGGAGGTTGCATAA
- the rplC gene encoding 50S ribosomal protein L3: MSVVGILGKKIGMTQIFDERGDVHPVTVLKAGPCVITQLKTMAKDGYDAAQIGYVDFVKASKVTKAMNGHFAKANVPPVRMIKEVAIQKASAEDAEVKAGDRILVDIFENERFVDVIGTSKGRGFAGVIRRHGFGGGPKSHGHMFQVQGSIGASSFPSRVFPGQRMPGHMGDAQITVRNLRIRAIDVEDNLILVEGAVPGARDGYVLISKAKAPPRERRGFAGAATKDALKASKKAAPSKKK; encoded by the coding sequence ATGTCAGTCGTTGGAATTCTCGGTAAGAAAATCGGTATGACGCAGATCTTCGATGAGCGCGGTGATGTTCACCCGGTCACGGTTCTGAAGGCGGGTCCCTGCGTAATCACGCAGCTCAAGACCATGGCGAAGGATGGCTACGACGCGGCACAGATCGGCTATGTCGATTTCGTGAAGGCTTCGAAGGTCACCAAGGCGATGAACGGTCACTTCGCGAAGGCGAATGTTCCCCCGGTCCGCATGATCAAGGAAGTCGCGATCCAGAAGGCGTCTGCAGAGGATGCAGAGGTTAAGGCCGGCGATCGTATCCTGGTCGACATCTTTGAGAACGAGCGCTTTGTCGATGTCATCGGCACCTCGAAGGGACGCGGCTTTGCCGGCGTCATTCGTCGCCACGGCTTCGGCGGCGGACCCAAGTCACACGGTCACATGTTCCAGGTGCAGGGCTCGATCGGTGCGTCTTCGTTCCCGTCGCGTGTATTTCCTGGTCAGCGTATGCCGGGTCACATGGGCGATGCACAGATCACGGTTCGCAACCTCCGCATTCGCGCCATCGACGTTGAGGATAACCTTATCCTCGTCGAGGGTGCGGTCCCCGGAGCGCGTGATGGTTATGTGCTGATCTCGAAGGCGAAGGCTCCGCCGCGTGAGCGTCGTGGATTCGCCGGTGCGGCCACGAAGGACGCGCTGAAGGCTTCCAAGAAGGCTGCTCCTTCCAAAAAGAAGTAG
- the rpsJ gene encoding 30S ribosomal protein S10, whose amino-acid sequence MAGQRIRIRLKAYDYRVLDTSTGEIVETAKRTGAQVAGPIPLPTMKNKYCVLRSPHVDKKSREAFEIRTHKRLIDILEPTQQTVDALMKLDLPAGVDVEIKTVQK is encoded by the coding sequence ATGGCAGGACAGAGAATCAGAATTCGCCTGAAGGCTTATGACTACCGCGTACTTGATACGTCCACCGGTGAGATCGTCGAGACGGCAAAGCGTACCGGAGCCCAGGTTGCGGGTCCCATTCCGCTCCCCACGATGAAGAACAAGTACTGCGTTTTGCGTTCGCCCCACGTCGACAAGAAGTCGCGCGAGGCCTTCGAGATCCGCACGCACAAGCGTCTGATCGACATCCTCGAGCCCACGCAGCAGACGGTCGATGCGTTGATGAAGCTTGACCTGCCCGCAGGCGTCGACGTCGAGATCAAGACGGTTCAGAAGTAA
- the tuf gene encoding elongation factor Tu encodes MGKEKFDRSKPHVNIGTVGHIDHGKTTLTAAITKVLSKHNPNNTFRSFDTIDNAPEERERGITIATSHVEYETANRHYAHVDCPGHADYIKNMITGAAQMDGAILVVAATDGPMPQTKEHVLLARQVGVPYIVVFLNKCDAVEDEELIELVEMEVRELLSKYDYPGDDTPIIRGSALGALNGEPQWEAKIDELMAAVDQYIPQPERAINLPFLMPIEDIFSISGRGTVVTGRIERGKVKVGEACEIVGFGDTQATVCTGVEMFKKQLDEGLAGDNAGLLLRGVAKEAVQRGMVLAKPGSIKPHTEFKGEVYVLSKEEGGRHTPFFNGYRPQFYFRTTDVTGSAKLPEGTEMCMPGDNIQLEITLHTPVAMEKGLRFAIREGGRTVGAGTISEIIK; translated from the coding sequence ATGGGCAAGGAAAAGTTTGACCGGTCTAAACCTCACGTCAACATCGGCACTGTGGGTCACATCGACCATGGCAAGACCACGCTGACGGCTGCGATCACGAAGGTTCTGTCCAAGCACAACCCGAACAACACGTTCCGTTCGTTCGACACGATCGACAACGCACCGGAAGAGCGTGAGCGCGGTATCACGATCGCGACCTCGCACGTCGAGTACGAGACGGCGAACCGTCACTACGCGCACGTCGACTGCCCGGGCCACGCCGACTACATCAAGAACATGATCACCGGAGCCGCGCAGATGGACGGCGCGATCCTGGTGGTTGCCGCGACCGACGGCCCGATGCCCCAGACCAAGGAGCACGTTCTGCTCGCGCGTCAGGTTGGCGTTCCGTACATCGTCGTGTTCCTGAACAAGTGCGATGCCGTTGAAGACGAAGAGCTCATCGAGCTGGTTGAGATGGAAGTTCGCGAGCTTCTGTCGAAGTACGACTACCCCGGCGACGACACCCCGATCATCCGTGGTTCGGCTCTGGGCGCGCTCAACGGCGAGCCTCAGTGGGAGGCGAAGATCGACGAGCTCATGGCTGCTGTCGACCAGTACATCCCCCAGCCCGAGCGTGCGATCAACCTGCCGTTCCTGATGCCTATCGAGGATATCTTCTCGATCTCGGGTCGTGGAACTGTGGTCACGGGTCGTATCGAGCGCGGTAAGGTCAAGGTTGGCGAAGCATGCGAGATCGTCGGCTTTGGCGACACGCAGGCTACGGTCTGCACCGGCGTCGAGATGTTCAAGAAGCAGCTGGACGAAGGTCTGGCCGGCGACAACGCGGGTCTCCTGCTCCGCGGCGTTGCCAAGGAAGCGGTTCAGCGCGGCATGGTTCTGGCCAAGCCGGGTTCGATCAAGCCGCACACCGAGTTCAAGGGCGAGGTTTACGTTCTGAGCAAGGAAGAAGGCGGACGTCACACTCCGTTCTTCAACGGCTACCGCCCCCAGTTCTACTTCCGTACCACGGACGTAACGGGTTCGGCCAAGCTGCCGGAGGGCACCGAGATGTGCATGCCTGGAGATAACATCCAGCTTGAGATCACGCTGCACACGCCGGTCGCCATGGAGAAGGGTCTGCGCTTCGCCATCCGTGAGGGTGGAAGGACCGTAGGCGCTGGAACGATCTCGGAGATCATCAAGTAG
- the fusA gene encoding elongation factor G: protein MARTIPLNRCRNIGIMAHIDAGKTTTTERILFYTGITHRIGEVHEGTATMDWMEQEQERGITITSAATTCTWKNQRINIIDTPGHVDFTAEVERSLRVLDGAVACFDAVAGVQPQSETVWRQADKYKVPRICFINKMDKAGADAVYATSTIVDRLGARAIPINIQIGAEAKFLGVIDLVTMKAILWHDETMGAEYSVEEIPAALLETAQKARAVLIEAVADSDDEIMNLYLEGEEPTEAQLKTGIRKATIAMNIFPVLCGSSFKNKGVQTLLDAVVDYLPSPLDIPPMIGHNPDNMEQEIIRKADDSEPLSALGFKIMTDPFVGQLIFIRIYSGVLKTGDTTLNPRTGKTERIGRLLKMHANKREEITEIMAGDICAAVGLKNLITGDTICSEKNPVVLESIDFPKPVIEVAVEPKTKADQEKMGVALAKLAQEDPTFNVRTDVDSGQTIIAGMGELHLEIIVDRMMREYKVEANVGKPQVNYRETIRGNADAEGKYIRQTGGSGNYGHAKIRLSPNEPGKGYEFSNDTKGGTIPKEYIKPIDQGIQEAMQGGVLAGYEMVDIKVSLYDGSYHDVDSNEMAFKIAGSMAFKEAARKAKPVLLEPVMAVEVTVPEDYMGTIIGDLNSRRGRIEGMEMVGNTQAIRASVPLSTMFGYATHMRGATQGRANYSMQFKQYEEAPRSVSEEIIAKVQGKDSK from the coding sequence GTGGCACGCACTATACCTCTGAATCGTTGCCGGAATATCGGAATCATGGCGCACATTGACGCCGGTAAAACAACGACGACCGAGCGCATTCTTTTCTATACGGGCATCACGCACCGTATCGGCGAAGTGCACGAGGGGACTGCGACGATGGACTGGATGGAGCAGGAGCAGGAGCGCGGCATTACGATCACGTCCGCCGCAACAACCTGCACCTGGAAGAACCAGCGCATCAACATCATCGACACGCCTGGCCACGTAGACTTCACGGCCGAGGTGGAGCGTTCGCTCCGCGTGCTCGACGGTGCGGTTGCCTGCTTCGACGCGGTTGCCGGTGTGCAGCCTCAGTCTGAGACCGTATGGCGTCAGGCCGACAAGTACAAGGTTCCCCGGATCTGCTTCATCAACAAGATGGACAAGGCCGGCGCGGATGCCGTGTATGCGACGTCGACGATCGTCGACCGTCTGGGTGCGCGTGCGATTCCGATCAACATTCAGATTGGCGCCGAGGCGAAGTTCCTGGGCGTGATCGACCTGGTCACGATGAAGGCGATCCTGTGGCACGACGAGACGATGGGCGCGGAGTACTCGGTTGAAGAGATTCCGGCTGCCTTGCTTGAGACCGCACAGAAGGCTCGCGCTGTCCTGATCGAGGCTGTTGCCGACTCCGACGACGAGATCATGAACCTGTATCTCGAAGGTGAAGAGCCGACCGAGGCCCAGCTCAAGACGGGTATCCGCAAGGCGACCATCGCGATGAACATCTTCCCGGTGCTCTGCGGTTCTTCATTCAAGAACAAGGGCGTGCAGACGCTGCTCGATGCGGTTGTCGACTACCTGCCGAGCCCGCTGGACATTCCTCCGATGATCGGGCACAACCCCGACAACATGGAGCAGGAGATCATCCGCAAGGCTGACGATTCCGAGCCGCTTTCGGCTCTCGGCTTCAAGATCATGACCGACCCGTTCGTCGGCCAGTTGATCTTCATCCGTATCTACTCGGGTGTGTTGAAGACCGGCGATACGACGCTGAATCCGCGTACGGGCAAGACCGAGCGTATCGGCCGCCTGCTCAAGATGCACGCGAACAAGCGCGAAGAGATCACGGAGATCATGGCCGGCGATATCTGCGCTGCAGTCGGACTCAAGAACCTGATCACCGGCGATACGATCTGTTCTGAGAAGAACCCGGTTGTGCTCGAATCGATCGACTTCCCGAAGCCGGTTATCGAGGTTGCGGTAGAGCCGAAGACCAAGGCCGATCAGGAAAAGATGGGCGTTGCCCTCGCCAAGCTGGCGCAGGAAGACCCTACCTTCAACGTTCGTACGGACGTGGATTCGGGTCAGACGATCATCGCCGGAATGGGCGAGCTTCACCTTGAGATCATCGTGGATCGCATGATGCGCGAGTACAAGGTCGAGGCCAACGTCGGCAAGCCGCAGGTGAACTACCGCGAGACGATCCGCGGCAACGCCGATGCGGAAGGCAAGTACATCCGGCAGACGGGTGGTTCGGGTAACTACGGCCACGCCAAGATCCGCCTCTCGCCGAACGAGCCGGGCAAGGGTTACGAGTTCTCGAACGACACCAAGGGCGGCACGATTCCCAAGGAGTACATCAAGCCGATCGACCAGGGTATCCAGGAAGCCATGCAGGGCGGCGTCCTGGCCGGGTACGAGATGGTGGACATCAAGGTTTCGCTCTACGACGGCAGCTACCACGACGTCGACTCGAACGAAATGGCGTTCAAGATCGCCGGTTCGATGGCCTTCAAGGAAGCCGCACGCAAGGCCAAGCCGGTTCTGCTGGAGCCTGTGATGGCAGTCGAAGTGACCGTGCCCGAAGATTACATGGGTACGATCATCGGCGACCTGAACAGCCGCCGCGGGCGTATCGAGGGCATGGAGATGGTCGGCAACACCCAGGCGATTCGCGCCAGTGTGCCGCTTTCGACGATGTTCGGTTATGCCACGCACATGCGCGGCGCAACCCAGGGACGTGCGAACTACTCGATGCAGTTCAAGCAGTACGAAGAAGCGCCACGGTCCGTCAGCGAAGAGATTATTGCCAAGGTCCAGGGTAAGGACTCGAAGTAA